The Tenebrio molitor chromosome 2, icTenMoli1.1, whole genome shotgun sequence DNA segment tctcaaaatttggttagattgtcacagatttaaaaaatttccctgcctaatTATGCCCAcatcaacaaagtgtcaaaaaaaatgagaaaaaaatgacaattaatgtcatacaacatgatgataggttatgatatttacgactgttttacaatggagcattttcgattgcgtcaaagaatgaccttgacgaccaaaatttattgctcgcgactgtagaTTAGAAGAAATCTTCTATAAGCAGGAAGATTTTCTTAGTGTATTATAtcttcaatatatttttttctaaagtgAAAGAGACATTTTATCCAAATCAttcattttaataacttttttttttgataaattaaacCCCAATTAAAAgattagaatttttatttttgcttcaACTTTAGAAATAGAACAGAATTGAAATTCTATAAAtgataaattacaaaaaatttagttgtcTGTCCCATCTTTATAACGTTGAATGTTTCCCAAAAGggcaaaaaataatgttttttttttcatcattcTTTTCTCTCTTTGTGCTCTTGCTCCACAAAATATTTGCTCTGGTCCTCTGCCAAACCCAAATCATTCCGGTCTCTCTTCACGCTCAGCAACTCGATTCCAACAGCTCCACTTTCGTCGGCGCCCTCGAAATCTCCAATCTAAAAAGCGTAGCGCCCATTTCACGCCGAGATTTATTTAACAACCtcattgttattttaatgCGATCAGATTGTGAACGCACAGATCGCCCTCCCAATCCAGGTCAGCACGTTTGCGTCTGCGACATTACCTACTGTTCAACTCCACACCCAAATTATTCACCCTTCTGTTGCACACCTGGCCTGACAGATGTTCCGGAACAGCAAAGGGGAGGACGGTTTCTTGCGTCACAATGGTATTTCGAGAGCTCGCGACCGGAGAAGGTGCGGGTCATCGCTTCCTGGTGCCAACCAAGGAGGCGCAGCTTACCTAATAGGCGCACATGAGCCATCAAGTTCATTGATATTTGTCTAGCATATTTGGTCAAATGAGTCAGATGTTGACCGACTGGTGGATTGCTAATAGTCCCGCGTAGGTGAAAGGTGTAATAGATATTTTGCAGCGGTCGTTGATCTTATCGACCACCATAGATAAGCGGAACGGTCCCAAGAGGAAGATTAAAAGAATTCGATTATTTTATGTGGGTCAGGTACGCAGTAGCCATTTGTCGCGATGACTAAACGCAACATCTTCGACAGCGCTTCTATAACAATCTACACGTCGCTCTTGATCGGTCTTTTTCCCATCTATGTGGACAAATCTGGGAGGAGAGTGGTTgcgaaaacaaacaaatactGCACTGTGGTCATCTGCATCTATCTCGCCTTCTTCACGCTCATGCTATATCTAGGAAGCTTGGAGACCAACCCAGTGATAGCTGGCAAAATGTACAACTTCAACACTCTGGCCAAACTGTTGATTCTTGTGGTGACCCTCGTCGGGGTCCTCGCCATGTACGTGGTCTTCCTCTTGAGCTACTCCTTCAAACCCCTCTTCAGAGACTTCTTCAACACCATCGCCACAATCGACAAATCCTTGGCGAAATTTGGCCACAGATTCAACTACAAGACcgagtttttggaaaatgttttGGTAACCGTCGCCGGACCCATTTTCATACTCTCCAATCTGGCCATGGAGTTGTGGAACATACCACGAGAGAAAATTACACCGATTCCTCCAGTTCTCCTCTTTTGCCACTTGTTCCCGTTCGTTCTCATCCACCACGGAGAGAGTCAATTCTTTTTGACCAATCGAATCTTGCAAAGACGATTCGCAGTGGTCAACTTGATACTTGAAAAGCTCAACGAGAGGTTTGTGTTGAGGGGCAAGTACTGCAACCAACAGAAGAAGATTGTCTTGAGAGGTACGTTTCATGTTGTTGGTTTCTTTGGTACATTGTCGATTGCAGATTTGATCAAAAATGAGAAAACCGACGAAAGGATACTGGATTTTTGCGTCCAGTCGCACGACAAGTTGTGCGACATGTGCGACATCGTCAACAAGCTCTATGGGTTTCCTCTAATAATTGGTTGTCTTATACAGTTTAACACCATCGTGTTCGCTTTTTGCTACTGCTATTTCAGCGTAAGTTTCTGATGTGTAACGGTCCATTCTCTACAGAAATGTATTGTTTGTCACGGCAACTGTGCACTGAGACTGTGACTAACAACTGTTATTAGTGAAGAATCATGCTGATGCAATCCGATGTTTATTAGGTGCTCGGTGGGTGGTGAGGTGTGGGAGTTCCCTTGATAAAAATTTCCGGAAGCGAGAATTTGTTCATCCTGGAGGGATTCGAAGGATTGGGTAATTGTCATGGGATCGTAATGGATTCTTGTTAATTAATGGTGACCTCGGAGGCGAGAGAAAGTTGATGATTCGTGGAAAATCTTTGTATAGAAATATGAATTTGTTACAAACAAAACGATCTCCAACTGTGTGACGACGGTTATTTAAAAAGTTCGCGACTTGTCTAGGCTGTGTTTCACATTTGTGCGGCGTTCTAACATCACGCCATTTAAGAACTGTCAGATGTCAAATATTTGACAGATCTATATGGATCTTTAGCGGATGGGTATCTTGCGGACCAATACTGTTAACAAAAACACTTTATTCAACAACAAAACAGTTTAGAATTGGAATATGGTAGTTCAGTAACAAAGATAGTTTAAGGTTAGGGTGCCATTTTGCTGCGATGTTTTAGCAGTCGAGTCTCGGGgtaagagagagagagagatcCCGTCGTTTTTTATCCTCTTCTAACGCTGATGGGAAAGATATCCACAAGATGGCCGCCATATCGGATTACAACAGATCGATAACGCATTCGAGTACAGATTTCTTAAGACTGCTTGGACTATTTTGACAAAGATGGTAGATTTGATGAGACTTGGGTTCACCACAGCACACCAGACAACagttaaaacaattatttttcgcTCCCAAAGAAAGTAATGTTAGTTTTGTCTGAAGGAAAAGACATGGCGTCAGTATTTTGAGATGCAAAGGATTAGCTTCGAAATCAAACGACAATCTTTAGGAccatcgaaaaaaaaaagttcaaaaaagaaaaaaatacgcACAAAATGTCATTTCTATGGTTttgcgcgttcaaatgaaatcctgggctgggaaagCGTTGGAAAttgtcaattgttgtgctttttaaaagcgtagattaattgaagcatgttgacagctaacctaaaatttagagccaaaaagtcttccttttttttttcttttgcaatgtttaacattaaaaatagaatcacttaacgattcctattctcgaagcaaatatctaagagcaccctttgctgaaaacaaacatgttcaattatgtcgcgattaaacataaacaaatgtcattcctgtcaaacggcgggaaattcaaactttacactgttctaaacggattaatttttccaaagcctactcagcccaggatttcttTTGAGCGCGCAATACAATGGCTGAATTGAAGGCCACATCCTCCTTATTTGCCCGATTTAGTTTCATTTAACTTTTCCGAAGCCTaacaaaattacatatttcgtgATAAAGGATTTTCTTTAAGTGATGAGTTAAAACAGGCGTGAAGAATATTTTAAGGAAtctgatgaaaaaaaatcaaagattttatttttattttctcaattactCACTGACACTCAACTACCTTTTCATTGCCAGCTAAAAGCACCTTTCCCTCCAATTACTCGTCTTCACTAGTAATTAAAACAATCTTCTCTTGCACCAACAGACAATTACTTTCATTTTACATCCAACTGTACTTTCTTCAGATATCCACAACGAATTCAGTTCCGTTTTTCCTTCCAGCTTTCGATCCGTCCAATCTCCACGCTGGGCTGGTTCTTGTGGTCAATCCTGCGAATCTACGAACTGGCAAGAAAATCCATTTCGGCTCACATCCGCGCCAGCGAAGTAAGTCGCCACATAAATTTGCAAACAATACCAAAACCTGACACAATTCCAGACTCACGCAACTTTCCAATGGATCAACAAACTGCTCATTCACTGCAACACCCACGTCGAAGAAAAGGTACCCCGCTGACTGTCCCCGTCTCTTATTAACGCGCATTTTCCAGTTGAAAATCTTCTCTCTTCAGCTGAAACACAGAAACGTTTATTGCACCGTGCTCGGACTGTTTCCCATGGACGGTTCCTTCGCTTTCACTGTAACCCCTCACTCTTGCCACACCACCAACACTGTAGAATTGTTTTAGGTGATAGGAGCCGCAACGATCTACATCACGATCATCTACCAGTTCCAAGTCAACAAACCGGCATGTtattaaaagatttatttgGTACAAAGCGTAAGTTATTTGTATAAGTTAATTAGTCTGTCGGCTTCTCTGTACCCCGTCTCGATGGCCCCGTGGACTGTCGAGTAGAAATAGGGGTGGGAGGCCTCCCCTGCGAACTGCACGATGGGCCGGCCGTCTTTGTTGAGCAGCGGCACCGCTAGCTCCACCTCCGCCGTGATTTTGTTCTTGCGAGCTTGCACCGTCTGGAAGGAGTAGCTGCCCCTGAAGTGGGCGTTGGTGTGCCAGTACGTCCTGAAACACTCCTTCAGATCGACACTCACTCCCGGGAAGGACATTACCGGATGATGGCGTCAGGCTTGGTGATGTTGTACTCGTGTCCTAGGAACTTCTTCAGGGCAAACTCCAAGCCTTGTATCATGGTGTCGTTCGCCATCGACTCGATCTCAGGGATCATGTCCCCCGTCAGCCAGGCCACCAGGACGTGGGGGTTGTTCGGGGCGGGCACCACCGAGAACAGTTCGGTCAACCAGGAGCGACCCTCCTGCACTCGACGGCATTTTACACAATTCTAGGACACTTTGGTGTGTTGTTACCTTGAGGGGCCCTTCTGGAAACTCCTTCCGGAGGAGGTTGGCGTCGTGGTCGCTCCAGATGAAGTGAAACCCGGTGAAGTTGGTCTCTGGAGTCCACCACCTCCTTTTGAAGTACATCGCGACTTTCATCACAGCCCCGAAACCGATCTCCTTGATGGCTTCTCGCTTTTCCTTGGGTAGACGAGGCACGAAGATCTTTTGGTGGCGCTCTTTCAACACCCCAATAGACGGCGTCCAGATGAGGTGATCCGCTGTGAAACTGGAGTGATCCGAGCAAATAACCATCACAGAATTTTGACTGGAAGACTCGTTCCAAAGCACTTTCACAACTTCTTTGTTCAATAATACTGTTTGGTCAAATGGGAGTTGATCCGAAGGATTCGGAAACTTCCTCGTCAGCGCTTCTAGGACCGTCTTGTAGCCGAAACCGTTCCAGTTTAGCTCTAGGTCTCCGTCGCACTCGGTGTAGTCGTTTTTGGCGGAGGGTTCAAACCACGAGAACGCCCCTTCGAAGCCTAGAACGATGTGGTGGAAGAGCTCCGTCGAGCTCTTGGCCACTTCGAGCTTCTCCGGTCGCTCTTGGTACCTCTCGAAGATCGTCGAGTTGAACCTCAAACCAGAACTCTTCAGTCTGGCTCGAACCAGATCGCGCCTACTCACTTGTCCATGCAGTACTGGCCGACGCTTTtaccctcgacttcgtctctgTGTCCGTCTGGGCTGTAGATGGAGGCGATGATCTCCACCAGCTCCTGCGAGAACTCCTCGTCGATGGTTCTCCTCGACGAGTGGTAGATCTTCGTGGGGGTCTCGGTGTGGCGCAGCACGTCGAAGTCCTTGACCAGCTCGTAGACGGCGTTATCTTTCGTGCCGTGACACGACTCCGCTCCCAGGTCAACGTATGCCTCGCCGAAGAAAACACTGTCGACTCTGCCCCCGACTCTGTTCTCCGCCTCCAAGAGGCGCACGTTGGTGTGGCCGTTCGAGAGGAGTCTGGTTGCGGCCGCGATTCCGGCAGGACCTGCCCCCACGATCAGCACAGAGGGGGTGGCCGAGGTGGAATAGATTTGCAAAAACACAACCAGGAATAATTTGAGCAGTTTCATTTTGAAGAAGAGGAGGTGAACAGTCACGGATAAGTGCGCGGTGACAATAAATTATCAGAGAAGATACCAGTGGATATGAATTATTTTGCACAGTTCTGGGTTATAGGTTAAGGGTACGTTATGTAAATTCAAAACAGATTGTTTTAGTAGACGTAATGGTTAACAAACTGTGTTATCGGGTCTCTGGAAAATTAGGCAATCACTGCTTCGAACCGGTCAGTGTGACAAGCATTTAATCTTTCTTATTTCGACAGTTTTATGAGCTTCTTCTATCAGCTTGTGTTTAATTTTACGAGTATGATCGCTTGATGTTATTAATCGCAGaaaatacggtgcgatcaacaattacttagataaagGGTGGCTGTGATTTTGATAGTcagatttttcatatttttgctAACTcggctaataaacgtcaaacaactgtcactcaaaaatggtttttacttcagaacataaaagattcattttattttcgtaatggtgttttccaTAACGAagaatggacatacagcgCTGTTACCTGTTTGGCCCAGTTTCGGcaaatatttccaaatttaaattgaaaatatgcaGCCAGAAATACTTCCATGCACTCCAGAGCATCTGTGGAAATACGTTCAAAATCTCAAagctttattattataatttattagaaaGCAGGACAAGAACATGAGAGCTGTTATTGGTACAGTGGCGACTtggcgagcaaaaaaagtgaaacatcAAATTCAAAGTGAGGAAGAGAATACATGGTAGACTACGTCCTCTGATAGaatgcagttttttaaatatccttagttaacaaaatccccaaaccataacattgaaatattaacaaagtaccatagattgtgttggtaatatcttgaaacattctcattggttgtcgAAACCCaggcgaaaaataaattatatgacatttcagaCATTTCAGATTTGAAACTGTCAGCGCTGtcaagtggtttaagcatttagatttgcgatttttcatctttagagctttggtTTGCGttcctctggttttaaaaattattaattttgatcgtgttgctgttttgatctgttccgttgtgattttttgttgatttttttgaatttgtggagtgagtgcgtgcctcaagaatctatATAGCGTAATGAACattttaagtgacattacaaacatcgaaaatgatacagaggtaatttttgttcgtaCGTTAAATATTAAtctcttgtttgtgtttagtaatttccgaaaaaagccggatattttaatttcattagccagcttttttcggaaattctaaaatgtattgtgggttgcatttttaattccgtcgtGAAATACCGTGtgttaataaaacctaatatagtcgaaatgttttggatatggattgtcaaactcaaggttccttaaaacttatgattgaactgtacattagtgagatctgtcataaattccaataaccttattggcgcgtttagttacttttgctggtagtgccaacttaacgacaagtccccaatccacatccaTAACGTTGCAGCTATACATACAGgatgatttacgaggaataatgagcccggcggaatagaaaatgcaacccgcaattcatcaggagaaaaacccggacatttaccgcttcgatgtccggctttttgttgcaatgtattgtgggttgcatttgctattccgccgggctcattattcctcgtaaatcaccctgtatattacacctactatactgaagttttctttcgtctttcctaagtgcaaacatcCAGAATAATAATGAAACGTGTACCtaaacctgctctttccatttttttaaatttcggacCTATTTGTTATAGCGttgagtgaacatttttagtaacatttatgttaagcaatctatgagtggacagagtaTAGACTTCATTGTATAGTCAGAACGTTgtagatgtggattggggacttgtcgttaagttggcactaccaggaaaagtaactaggcgcgcttaaaggtatttggaatttatgacagatttctcACTAACGTACAGTAAAAATCATGACTGATATAGGTACTTCGTacgctgatagattgcacgttttttgacagaagaaaGACACGTGTGGCGGGGATTAATCTGCAAGGCTACAACGGATTTCTAAATAacatgaaacaattgagatggagggtttttagtattttttactgcgttatgttttggaactagaattaaAAACGTATCAGCGTACGAACAATACCTTCATTTGTGTCAGAATGTCATTTGTCACAATGCTCTGTTTACTGAACCGAAAAATGAGTATCTAAAGGTGAGtaaaaataatgcattttgtcgaaaaatatttattctttataatatgtacaacaaattaaatgtgAAGTTATTGGATACGGTTGTATGTTATTGTACTTTGTTCTGGCCTTCTGGGGGTAACTATTTCGACCGTACTGGACACTGGACTAGACACAAGTGTTGCGTGGTCTAGGTCATCCAACTGTTCTACTTTTAACACTATGGCCTGAATCTGTCTTTTCAtcaacctttttttttcttctgatCTCAAGTTTCTTATGGACGAAGCGACAAAGTTACCAAAAATTTGAGCATCATCGTCTAGCTTATTGACAATTTCTAACGCTTTTTCCACCACCTTATCTTCTTTCTTTAGCTTATTTACGTTAAACTTTGCTGGACTAACACTTTCCGCGTAGAATGGTGTTTCTTGACTCTCATTTGGAAATTCCTAAGAACAAAACTGTACAGGTGtttcaaaattcgcgaattccgaattcagagcgttgtaggggatcacttcagtagtccaaatatggaaatttaaaaaatcgggactccccccacaaagatacattggtctgaaggtgcactctttgaactgcgttttcttcaaatacaggctgaaaagttcagtgtttattgttatttatggtgtagatgattttggaaaataataacgtaaaacaattttttgaagaatagctttactttggagtaaaaaaatcttaaatttttgtaatttttcttaaaaatggaacggcaacgtagctagaatagtaagtattttgtcactgtggatatgaaggctgctatgtattgaacaaaattaaagtgcttatatctttttcaggaagagcgaatttttttttctaggtatttttcgagctccactgggtccttccctaccacggtctgaattcggaattcgagaattttgagacaccctgtataagtattttaaattttatagatCTGAACTATTTGGCCGAAggtgtaatttttaatttatgcatCAAAGAATTACGGACGAAACTGTGCTCGCCGATTGTATGGCCAACATAATCCTAATTTTTGTCGTTGTTTTTGCAGCGACAAACAATATAACTCACCAAACACTCCCAAGTTTCGTTGGCCTTTCCCGGCGGTATCATAAATTTaatcgtttcaaaaaattcccaAGTGCTGTTATAATTTCCATCACTCCCTCGTTCACTCTTCCTTTTCCTCAGCTTTCTCAATTCGTTGTGTAATTgggtccgtaaattatgaagCTTCCTTTTTATTTCTGCTGCGCTGGTGTCGAATTGGACCGCCAAATTTTCAAGCGCGTTCGTTTTTTTCACTTTGTCTTTATAATCTGCACTCAAAAGGTCCCACAGTTCAGGAAGTCCTTCCACGTGTAATATCAAACTTTCTGTATCTACTCTGGTCCACATACGCGACATTTTGTTGTCGGTCCTTCGTTTAGAGTTACTTAGTTAAAAGTGTCGCCCAATAAACTAGACTGCTAAGTGCTAAGACACACCTAAGAGCTAACCACAAAACGGTCTCTCTGACACTGACACCGATGTCCTGACATTGTGTCGCCGGCGCAGAAATCGATGTGTTCGAACAGACACTAAAGTGTCTGAAACTCTGAACGTGTAAGTATCTCTACGAAACCAGTTTCCACATACGCCATTTGTGCTAAAGACAtacaatgattttttttttaaagactgGCTATAGGGTTTTACAGTCGAatgcaaaaaagtaaataaaaacagtttcctgtaattgtttttcccaaaattttattgtataaATGTGGCTTTTCTAATACCGACAACTTCTTCTCACTTTTTTGCATTCGGCTAGGCAACCAAGAATACAGTCGTAGTCAGCTGCCAACCAAAATCGAAAAACTGGAAGAGTGGACCAAGCAGCCGAAAACTTCttgtctactttttttttgcatgctaatttttcaaccccctgttaatttttatttttgtgaaaatcagGAGAAATcaaacggaattcaaaaaCAGTTATTTGCTAGCTTATTGTTTGGTtctggttattaaattgaaattgtttcaatacattatcatatcccacaactttattacaaaactgggtagaatattttcatgaggacaaaagttaacagggggttgaaaaattagcttgtaaaaccctatggccagtcttaaaaaaactcactgtataactGTTATGAGAGAGCTAAAAACGAATTCAGTTTTGCAACAATTAAATACCGCGGGAGCAACAATTACTGCTTGAGTTGGTTGTTggttataaacatttttacttgaaattggcgagactgaattgtacctaAGCGTtccgtttgttttattgtcattattgacagctgacaTAAATATCAGATTTAtacttgtttgttttaaaaatttctcatttttcatCGTTGCTTTCGGAGAATTATCAAATCACGTTACTTCCGGTTACGTGATAATTTTAGTCAACAGGGACGCACAAAAGTCACCATAATTTTATTCCCAACTCAAACGTTAATTGTAAAAACTTTGTGGTAAAAACCAACAATATTTGTAATTtggtaatttcaaatttagggattttgctttaatatttacttgaaattggcGAGACCTAAGCgttctgtttgttttattgtcattattgacagctgacgTCACTTCCGGTTACGTGATAATTTTAGCCAACAAGGACGCAAAAAAGTCACCATAGTTTTATTCCCAACTCAAACGTTAATTGTTGCTCATAGGGTAAAAACTCTGTGGTAAAAACCAACAATATTTGTAATTtggtaatttcaaatttagggATTTTGCTTTTGTTACTAAATACCGGCATCTGAGAGTTTGTGAGGTTGGTGACAATTTCAACAGTTTGTTGTTTGTTCACAGAACGGAATACAGACGCCcagtttgtttttaatgtttttatcCACAGATCTGTGAGCTGCGGGAGAAACCGTTAAAACTTGAAAGTTTCAGTAGGGTTTCAgtggtgatttttttttatttactctgTTATTTAGTAAATGTATAGCCAGTTGTTTTATATATGAAATATTTTGCACAAAACAAGGTAATTACGCTATCTCTACATTCTACAAGCTTTAGATCTCATTGGCTTCATTATCATTTAAATGTTCACTTCGAAATAAGTCATTTTTAGTCATCATAATCATAATTCATTAAATTTGCAGATGCCCCGAACAAAAGCTGTCAAAAAAAAGGCAAGTCCAGAACTGTGTGGATACAGCCATGCTCTAATaccaattattttagaacaaagTAAGAGGGagtatgctctaattaatcaACACttttcattgtttcattgtAGAAAAACAAATTCACATTGGTCTGGAACAAAAAAGTACAGAATTTTTGCATAAGCTGAGGGCACAACTAGCCAAATTAAAACTTTCCATTCCCAAGAATATAGCTGACAAAACAATAGGAGAATTAGTAGGTTGCATGAGTTACATTGATTAATTTAGTTTCATTAAATGAATAATTAGGTAGAACTGCCGGTAAACTGGTCTGGAAACAGTacaatacaaattttagatgcaactaaaatattaaatgagaaaaaaagacaaaacTCTTCCTGTGGAAATGATGATGGTGTGTACTTTTATTTCtgtatttgtcaaataattttctgttaaatgaccTGGTTAGGTTCAACCAGAAATTGCCAAAGCTTTTGCAACTCACTTTCTGTTCTTTTcttgcattttatttattttattgtcatcaCTCATAACTAATATCTATTTTCATACAGTATTGTTCTTCTTGGCACTTGGGTTGAGGTATTTTAattaggtaaatagaaaaaattaaagtgtgaatgttgtaattgattttttt contains these protein-coding regions:
- the LOC138123958 gene encoding putative gustatory receptor 28a isoform X2, which gives rise to MTKRNIFDSASITIYTSLLIGLFPIYVDKSGRRVVAKTNKYCTVVICIYLAFFTLMLYLGSLETNPVIAGKMYNFNTLAKLLILVVTLVGVLAMYVVFLLSYSFKPLFRDFFNTIATIDKSLAKFGHRFNYKTEFLENVLVTVAGPIFILSNLAMELWNIPREKITPIPPVLLFCHLFPFVLIHHGESQFFLTNRILQRRFAVVNLILEKLNERFVLRGKYCNQQKKIVLRDLIKNEKTDERILDFCVQSHDKLCDMCDIVNKLYGFPLIIGCLIQFNTIVFAFCYCYFSLSIRPISTLGWFLWSILRIYELARKSISAHIRASEVSRHINLQTIPKPDTIPDSRNFPMDQQTAHSLQHPRRRKVENLLSSAETQKRLLHRARTVSHGRFLRFHCDRSRNDLHHDHLPVPSQQTGMLLKDLFGTKRKLFV
- the LOC138123958 gene encoding putative gustatory receptor 28a isoform X4; protein product: MTKRNIFDSASITIYTSLLIGLFPIYVDKSGRRVVAKTNKYCTVVICIYLAFFTLMLYLGSLETNPVIAGKMYNFNTLAKLLILVVTLVGVLAMYVVFLLSYSFKPLFRDFFNTIATIDKSLAKFGHRFNYKTEFLENVLVTVAGPIFILSNLAMELWNIPREKITPIPPVLLFCHLFPFVLIHHGESQFFLTNRILQRRFAVVNLILEKLNERFVLRGKYCNQQKKIVLRDLIKNEKTDERILDFCVQSHDKLCDMCDIVNKLYGFPLIIGCLIQFNTIVFAFCYCYFSLSIRPISTLGWFLWSILRIYELARKSISAHIRASETHATFQWINKLLIHCNTHVEEKLKIFSLQLKHRNVYCTVLGLFPMDGSFAFTVIGAATIYITIIYQFQVNKPACY
- the LOC138123958 gene encoding putative gustatory receptor 28a isoform X1 translates to MTKRNIFDSASITIYTSLLIGLFPIYVDKSGRRVVAKTNKYCTVVICIYLAFFTLMLYLGSLETNPVIAGKMYNFNTLAKLLILVVTLVGVLAMYVVFLLSYSFKPLFRDFFNTIATIDKSLAKFGHRFNYKTEFLENVLVTVAGPIFILSNLAMELWNIPREKITPIPPVLLFCHLFPFVLIHHGESQFFLTNRILQRRFAVVNLILEKLNERFVLRGKYCNQQKKIVLRDLIKNEKTDERILDFCVQSHDKLCDMCDIVNKLYGFPLIIGCLIQFNTIVFAFCYCYFSLSIRPISTLGWFLWSILRIYELARKSISAHIRASEVSRHINLQTIPKPDTIPDSRNFPMDQQTAHSLQHPRRRKVENLLSSAETQKRLLHRARTVSHGRFLRFHCNPSLLPHHQHCRIVLGDRSRNDLHHDHLPVPSQQTGMLLKDLFGTKRKLFV
- the LOC138123958 gene encoding putative gustatory receptor 28a isoform X3, yielding MTKRNIFDSASITIYTSLLIGLFPIYVDKSGRRVVAKTNKYCTVVICIYLAFFTLMLYLGSLETNPVIAGKMYNFNTLAKLLILVVTLVGVLAMYVVFLLSYSFKPLFRDFFNTIATIDKSLAKFGHRFNYKTEFLENVLVTVAGPIFILSNLAMELWNIPREKITPIPPVLLFCHLFPFVLIHHGESQFFLTNRILQRRFAVVNLILEKLNERFVLRGKYCNQQKKIVLRGTFHVVGFFGTLSIADLIKNEKTDERILDFCVQSHDKLCDMCDIVNKLYGFPLIIGCLIQFNTIVFAFCYCYFSLSIRPISTLGWFLWSILRIYELARKSISAHIRASETHATFQWINKLLIHCNTHVEEKLKIFSLQLKHRNVYCTVLGLFPMDGSFAFTVTPHSCHTTNTVELF
- the LOC138123957 gene encoding spermine oxidase-like; the encoded protein is MKLLKLFLVVFLQIYSTSATPSVLIVGAGPAGIAAATRLLSNGHTNVRLLEAENRVGGRVDSVFFGEAYVDLGAESCHGTKDNAVYELVKDFDVLRHTETPTKIYHSSRRTIDEEFSQELVEIIASIYSPDGHRDEVEGKSVGQYCMDKFNSTIFERYQERPEKLEVAKSSTELFHHIVLGFEGAFSWFEPSAKNDYTECDGDLELNWNGFGYKTVLEALTRKFPNPSDQLPFDQTVLLNKEVVKVLWNESSSQNSVMVICSDHSSFTADHLIWTPSIGVLKERHQKIFVPRLPKEKREAIKEIGFGAVMKVAMYFKRRWWTPETNFTGFHFIWSDHDANLLRKEFPEGPLKEGRSWLTELFSVVPAPNNPHVLVAWLTGDMIPEIESMANDTMIQGLEFALKKFLGHEYNITKPDAIIRTYWHTNAHFRGSYSFQTVQARKNKITAEVELAVPLLNKDGRPIVQFAGEASHPYFYSTVHGAIETGYREADRLINLYK
- the LOC138123962 gene encoding uncharacterized protein, encoding MSRMWTRVDTESLILHVEGLPELWDLLSADYKDKVKKTNALENLAVQFDTSAAEIKRKLHNLRTQLHNELRKLRKRKSERGSDGNYNSTWEFFETIKFMIPPGKANETWECLEFPNESQETPFYAESVSPAKFNVNKLKKEDKVVEKALEIVNKLDDDAQIFGNFVASSIRNLRSEEKKRLMKRQIQAIVLKVEQLDDLDHATLVSSPVSSTVEIVTPRRPEQSTITYNRIQ